One genomic region from Pan troglodytes isolate AG18354 chromosome 14, NHGRI_mPanTro3-v2.0_pri, whole genome shotgun sequence encodes:
- the RAP2A gene encoding ras-related protein Rap-2a isoform X2 has product MREYKVVVLGSGGVGKSALTVQFVTGTFIEKYDPTIEDFYRKEIEVDSSPSVLEILDTAGTEQFASMRDLYIKNGQGFILVYSLVNQQSFQDIKPMRDQIIRVKRRLNPFQKTKTPPHHHHQFLETKQKLLQKCDTSIS; this is encoded by the exons ATGCGCGAGTACAAAGTGGTGGTGCTGGGCTCGGGCGGGGTAGGCAAATCCGCCCTGACCGTGCAGTTCGTGACCGGCACCTTCATCGAGAAATACGACCCCACCATCGAGGACTTCTACCGCAAGGAGATCGAGGTGGATTCGTCGCCGTCGGTGCTGGAGATCCTGGACACGGCGGGCACCGAGCAGTTCGCGTCCATGCGGGACCTGTACATCAAGAACGGCCAGGGCTTCATCCTCGTCTACAGCCTCGTCAACCAGCAGAGCTTCCAGGACATCAAGCCCATGCGGGACCAGATCATCCGCGTGAAGCG ccGCCTTAACcccttccaaaaaacaaaaacaccaccacaccaccaccaccagttcCTGGAAACAAAACAGAAGCTTCTTCAAAAGTGTGACACAAGTATTAGCTAA
- the RAP2A gene encoding ras-related protein Rap-2a isoform X1 encodes MREYKVVVLGSGGVGKSALTVQFVTGTFIEKYDPTIEDFYRKEIEVDSSPSVLEILDTAGTEQFASMRDLYIKNGQGFILVYSLVNQQSFQDIKPMRDQIIRVKRYEKVPVILVGNKVDLESEREVSSNEGRALAEEWGCPFMETSAKSKTMVDELFAEIVRQMNYAAQPDKDDPCCSACNIQ; translated from the exons ATGCGCGAGTACAAAGTGGTGGTGCTGGGCTCGGGCGGGGTAGGCAAATCCGCCCTGACCGTGCAGTTCGTGACCGGCACCTTCATCGAGAAATACGACCCCACCATCGAGGACTTCTACCGCAAGGAGATCGAGGTGGATTCGTCGCCGTCGGTGCTGGAGATCCTGGACACGGCGGGCACCGAGCAGTTCGCGTCCATGCGGGACCTGTACATCAAGAACGGCCAGGGCTTCATCCTCGTCTACAGCCTCGTCAACCAGCAGAGCTTCCAGGACATCAAGCCCATGCGGGACCAGATCATCCGCGTGAAGCG GTATGAGAAAGTGCCAGTCATCTTGGTTGGGAACAAAGTGGACCTGGAAAGTGAGAGAGAAGTATCGTCCAACGAAGGCAGAGCCCTTGCTGAAGAGTGGGGCTGCCCCTTTATGGAAACTTCCGCTAAGAGTAAAACAATGGTGGACGAACTCTTTGCAGAAATTGTGAGGCAGATGAACTATGCTGCTCAGCCTGACAAAGATGACCCATGCTGTTCTGCATGTAACATACAATAG